ATAATCTTCATGTGTCACTGGAAGCCATGCTGCGACGGAAGCATCAACACTACCATCAGCTACGGCTGTCCACATTGGACCTGCTTCCACTTGATTTAATGTTACTTTAAAGCCAAGATCCTCTAACACTTTTGCAAGAACATTTGTACTGGCGATTTCACTTGCCCATGCTACATAGGCTAATTCGACTTTTTTACCTTTTACTTCTTTTACCCCTTTTGTCCATTTTTGAACAAGGTTTTTGTTGTCTTTTATCCATTGTTCAGCGGCTTTATCTGGTTTCATGCCATCTTCAATTTTCACCATGACTTCGCCCATATCGTCTGATGTCCAGTTAAATTGATCCAACACTTTATAGGCTTCTGGTAGATCTTTTTTCAAGTCTTTTCTTGCGATCGTATGAATATTTTCTTCTTCGCCATAAACACCTTTTGGATCTTCAAGAAATTTAAGATCAAATTTTGAGAATTTCCAGTGAGGAATCCACCCTGTAACGATAATAGGTTCCTCTTTGTCATAGGCCTTTTTTAAGGCTGCTGTCATTGCGGCTCCTGATCCCTCAACAATTTCCCAGTCATTTAATTCATATTCTTTGACTACTTTTTCGGTTGCTTTCATTACTCCCGCACCTGGGTCAATTCCGGTGATTTTGTAATCTACACTTTCACCAACAGAGCTAGCTTTCTCATCCTTAGATTTACTCGTTTCATCTGAACTTGAACAAGCAGCTAGACCAATTGTTAAACAGGCTGCAGCACTTATTTTTAAAATATTTTTGAACATTAAATGGTTCCTCCTTGTTTTTTCTTCCCGATATTTTGGGTTATTCGGTCTAAAACAATGGCAACGATTACGATTGCCAGTCCCGCTTCAAAACCGGTCCCGATTTGTAACTGTGTAACGGCTCGATACACTTCTGCACCAAGGCCTGGTGCTCCCACCATGGAGGCGATTACGACCATGGAAAGGGCGAGCATAATGCTTTGGTTTAATCCAGCCATAATGGTAGGCATGGCTAATGGAAGTTGTACTTTCATTAGTTTTTGACCTGTGGTTGAACCAAAGCTTTCGGTTGCTTCAATTAAATCTTCAGGCACTTGCTTAATTCCTAAAATCGTTAAGCGTATCGTAGGTGGCATCGCAAAAATGACCGAAGCCACTACACCTGGCACCATTCCGATGTTAAAAAAGAAAATGGCTGGTAATAAATAAACGAATGCCGGCATCGTCTGCATGAAATCTAGTAATGGTGTAATGATATGGCGGACGGTTTCATTTTGAGAAGCCCAAATCCCTAATGGAATGCCAATAATGGTTGATAGAAGGACTGATGTTAGCACAAGGGCAAGTGTATCTAGCATTCCTTCCCAATAACCTAAATAATCAATAAATAACAATCCAATTAGAGAAAATAAGGCGATTCTCCACCCAGCAAATTTCCAAGCTATAAGTGAAATGATGATGGCTAGAAAAATAGAAGGGGCGATATTTAACAAGGAAACGAGTGATTCAACCGTTGTCTCTAAAAAAAGGGACGTTTGATCAAATACCCCACTAAAATTAGTCGTTAACCATTCAATTCCCGCATCGACCCAATCGGCAAGGGGGAGTTTTGGCAATGAATCTTTCATTTACTTCACCTCCTTAGAAGGTGCGACTTCAGAAAGTGGTTCAGATAGGTAATCATTTATAAAGGAGTCGCTCCCTGTAAGTGCTCCAATTACAGCACCTTTTACGAGAAGTCCCTTTAATTTATTTTGATCAACGACGGCGACGGGGATCGAAGCACGAGAGACTTTTTCAAACAAATCAATGAGTAATGTTTCAGGAGAGACAATGTCTAGATTTGTTGTCATACAGTGAGAGAGAGAAAGGTTCTCTTCAATGGCTTTTTTCGCTTGTTGGGCGGTAATAGCCCCGAGTAATTGTTGGTGCTTGTCCACAACATAAATAGAAGAGATTCCGAGATTTTTCATTCGTTTTAGGGCGACTAATGGTCCTTTATCCACATGAATAGACTCTGGTCGTTTCATAATATGGCCCGCTGTTAACACTTTGGAAAGATCGACATCTTCAACAAAGCGTTCTACATACTCATCGGAAGGATTCATTAAAATTTCCTCTGGAGTACCAATTTGAACGACATTTCCATCCTTCATTAAGACAATTCGGTCGCCTAGTTTTAACGCTTCGTCTAAATCATGAGTAATGAAAACGATTGTTTTGGCCATGGAAGATTGTAATTCTAATAGTTCGTCTTGCATTTCTTTCCGAATAAGAGGGTCTAGGGCGCTAAAAGCTTCATCCATTAATAAAATATCGGGATCATTGGCAAGGGCTCGGGCAAGACCGACACGTTGCTGCATTCCCCCACTTAGTTGGTTCGGATATTGCTGTTCATATCCTTCTAATCCAACCAGTTGTAATGCTTCTGTGGCACGTTTTTCTCGCTCTAGTTTTTGGGTCCCTTGAATTTCTAAACCATATTCTGTATTTTGCAGAACGGTTCGATGGGGAAATAAAGCAAATTTTTGAAAAACCATACTAATTTTTTTTCGACGAATTTTTCTTAATTGTTCTTTATTCATATTAGTAATATTTTCGCCATCGATGAAGATTTCCCCTTGTGTAGGCTCGATCAATCGATTGATCATTCGAACGAGGGTTGATTTTCCGCTCCCCGATAAGCCCATAATGACAAAAATTTCACCCTCAAATATATCGAAGGAAGCTTGATTTACTCCAACTGTACCACCGGTTGTTTTTAAAATTTCGGCTTTGGATTTCCCCTCCTTCAATAATGAGAGTGATTTTTTTTCGTTTTTTCCAAATAATTTTGTTACTTTATTTACTTTGATTTTTACATGTTGTCCATTGTTCATCCTTCCACCTCTTGTCTAAAACTACATGCTATCTAATATTTTACATATTGTTCAATCCTGAACACAACCAGCAAATAACGTGCTGTTCTATCGTGTACTTTGTACAGAATAAACTGTACATAATAAATATGGGGAATTCAGAAAATTACTGTCGTTTTCTCTCGGATCCTCTCCTTTACTTCTATTCGATTGAAAAGTACGCTATACATAATGAGAGTGAAGGATGTGTTTAACATTGGAAAAAGAGGCAATAGCAAAAGCGAGGGAAAGAGTGATCGAAGCGATCGCCTATAATATTCATTTATATGGAGTGACCCCCTCCATTGGCCGACTGTATGGTTTACTTTTCTTTCAAAATGAGCCGATGACATTGGATGAAATGAAAACAGAACTACAAATGAGTAAGACGAGCATGAGTACTTCGGTAAGAACACTTGTTGATATGAAAATGGTCAGAAAGGTTTGGAAAAAAGGGGAGAGAAAAGATTTATATGAAGCGGAGGAAGATTGGTTCCAGACATTTATCAATCTATTTACTGATCAGTGGCGGGAAGGAACCGCAATCAATGTACAAGCCATTGAAAAGTCGAAAGCAGAACTTGTAGAATTATTAAACCAAGAATCGCTGGATGAATCATTACGAGAGCTCATTCAAATGGATATTGAGAAATTATCTTATACATTAAAATATTATGATTGGCTAAACCGACTAGTCGATCGTTTTGAATCACATGAAATTTTTAATTTCGTTCCAATAGAAGAAAATAATGAACAATAAGAAAGTGTCGTGGAAATTGTAAAAGTGGGTGGAAACAAAGGAAGAGAAAGGAATTGTGAAGGGGATGCCCGAAAGAGGAGTAGCCATCGGTCATTCTTGTATATGGTTGTTTAAAAGAAATGGCGGAAACATTTTCGGGTTTAAAATGGCCAATCATCCGAACAGATGAAGAACATGATTTAAGTGGCACTATGTAGGAATATTCCTACCTAATGCCACTTATTTAGATTATTTCAGTCCTGTATTGGCTTTTACGGTGACTTCTGCAAATTTCTTCTCATCGCGATTGCGAGAAAGAACGGTTCCCAAATAGGCTCCGATAAATCCAACAGGCACTGAAACTAGGGCTGGATTCGTTAAACTAAAGAGTGGGTCTCCAACAAAGATCGCCGCACCCGGTTCAGGACTTATAACATTGGGGCTTATCGCTACAAGTACAAGTGCTGTCAATAAACCAGAAAGCATTCCTGTGATGGCTCCAGTTGTATTAAATTTTCTCCAGTAAATCGTGAAAATAATGACTGGCAAATTGGCACTTGCTGCGATACAGAATGCAAGTGAAACAAGGAAGGCCACATTCATTTTTTGAGCAAAAAGTGCAAGCAAAATAGAAAGGATGGCAACAGAGATCGATGCATATCTTGCGGCAAGCATCTGTTGTTTTTCAGTTGCTTTTCCTTTTTTGATAATTTGTCCATAAATATCATGGGCAAATGCTGATGCACCTGATAATACAAGTCCTGCAACAACGGCTAAGATTGTGGCAAAGGCTACAGCTGAAACGAAGGACATTAAAAATTCCCCACCGAGAACTCCTGCTAGAAGCGGGGCCGCCATATTTCCAGCCGCATTGGCTTTAATAATATCAGTGGATCCTACGAAAGCGGCAGCTCCAAATCCAAGGAAAATCGTTAAAATATAGAAGATTCCAATTACCCATGTAGCTGTGACAACAGAGCTGCGAGCGGTTTTTGCATCTTTTACTGTAAAAAAGCGCATTAAAATATGAGGTAAACCGGCTGTGCCGAGAACGAGCGCTAATGTCATGGACAAAGTATCAAGTGGGTTTTTATATTTTACACCCGGATTTAAATAGTTCTCACCAAGGGGTGTTGCAGTCTTCATTTGATCGAACATCGTAAAAATATTGAAATTAAACTTTGCTAATACAAGAACAGAGATGATCACCGTTCCGATCATAAGCAAAACGGCTTTGACGATTTGAACCCAACTTGTCGCGGTCATTCCACCAAAAAGCACATAGATGGTCATCATGACCCCAACAAATAGAACCGCAATTTTATAATCCATTCCAAGTAAAAGTTGGATTAAGGCACCTGCGCCAACTAATTGCGCAATCATGTAGAAAATGACAATGGTGAGTGTGCTTAATGCTGCAACAGCACGTATTTTTTTTTCGTTAAATCTAGCGCTAATCATGTCAGCAAGAGTGTATTTGCCAAGATTACGAAGTGGCTCAGCCACAATGTATAATACGACAAGATAAGCCACTAAATAGCCAAGGGAGAAGAAAAATCCATCAAAGCCATTTAAGGCGACTGCTCCTGCAATTCCTAGGAAAGAGGCTGCAGATAAGTAATCACCTGCAATAGCAAGTCCATTTTGCCAACCGGTTAATCCTCCACCAGCTGTATAAAACTCACTGGCCGTTTTCGTACGCTTAGCTGCCCAAAACGTAATGAAAAGGGTAATTCCAACAATGACAACGAAAAATGTAATGGCGACTGCACTCATAGACGTTGATCTCCTTGTTCTAAATTTTCGATTATTTCATCAGACATTTGATCAAATTTATTCGCTTTTTTGACATAAACAGTACATAATACCCACGTCATTATAAATTGGGCAAAAGCAAAGACCCATGCCCAGGAGATCCCCCCCACTGCAGCCTTATTCAGAATAGTCGTGTAGGAAGTTAAAATAGGTAAAGTAAAGTAAAAGACCAAGAAGAAAATTGAGAATGGAACGAGAAAATTTCGTTTTCGTTTCACAAGATGTTTGAATTCTTCACTTTCAGATATTTGTTCATAATGAACTTGTTTTAATGTGGTGTTTGTTACTTCTTCTTTGTTTAAAGCTTGTTGAGGTACAGTTTTGATTACTGTGTTCCCCATGAACATCCCCCCGATCATTTCTTAAAAATATTTTAAAAATTCAGAATTATGATTATATTGTAAGAAATTTCTTACAATTTATCAACAAAAATGTTAAAAAAAGTTCATATAATTTCTATTGACATTTTAGAAAACTATTAATATATAATAATTTTTTCAAAAAAAGTAGGACATCTAATAGGGGAGGGATGAGGTATTTGGAATTTTTGCACAATAAAATCCAATATAATTCCACCTTCTTGAGCTAAAAAAAGATAACGACGGGGGAGAATGACTGTGGCCATTTAAAAATAGATCCATTTTTGTATATAATAAAGATAATATTATGATGACAACAGGAGGATATTATGGAAGGATCACAGTTCGCCCAGTCTCTCGTTTCTCTCAAAGGGGATCATTTACGATATGTATATGTTCTACTTTGTAAAATGAATATATGGGACTTTGTTTCTTTAAAAACGAAGGATTTCTTTTCGAAAGAACAATCTCAGCATTTTCTTACATTAATAGAGAAAGAGGCAGAATCGCTTGCATCCATTCGCGACGAAGAATTGCAGCTCGATCTACTTCT
The sequence above is drawn from the Oikeobacillus pervagus genome and encodes:
- a CDS encoding ABC transporter permease; translated protein: MKDSLPKLPLADWVDAGIEWLTTNFSGVFDQTSLFLETTVESLVSLLNIAPSIFLAIIISLIAWKFAGWRIALFSLIGLLFIDYLGYWEGMLDTLALVLTSVLLSTIIGIPLGIWASQNETVRHIITPLLDFMQTMPAFVYLLPAIFFFNIGMVPGVVASVIFAMPPTIRLTILGIKQVPEDLIEATESFGSTTGQKLMKVQLPLAMPTIMAGLNQSIMLALSMVVIASMVGAPGLGAEVYRAVTQLQIGTGFEAGLAIVIVAIVLDRITQNIGKKKQGGTI
- a CDS encoding quaternary amine ABC transporter ATP-binding protein — translated: MNNGQHVKIKVNKVTKLFGKNEKKSLSLLKEGKSKAEILKTTGGTVGVNQASFDIFEGEIFVIMGLSGSGKSTLVRMINRLIEPTQGEIFIDGENITNMNKEQLRKIRRKKISMVFQKFALFPHRTVLQNTEYGLEIQGTQKLEREKRATEALQLVGLEGYEQQYPNQLSGGMQQRVGLARALANDPDILLMDEAFSALDPLIRKEMQDELLELQSSMAKTIVFITHDLDEALKLGDRIVLMKDGNVVQIGTPEEILMNPSDEYVERFVEDVDLSKVLTAGHIMKRPESIHVDKGPLVALKRMKNLGISSIYVVDKHQQLLGAITAQQAKKAIEENLSLSHCMTTNLDIVSPETLLIDLFEKVSRASIPVAVVDQNKLKGLLVKGAVIGALTGSDSFINDYLSEPLSEVAPSKEVK
- a CDS encoding solute symporter family protein gives rise to the protein MSAVAITFFVVIVGITLFITFWAAKRTKTASEFYTAGGGLTGWQNGLAIAGDYLSAASFLGIAGAVALNGFDGFFFSLGYLVAYLVVLYIVAEPLRNLGKYTLADMISARFNEKKIRAVAALSTLTIVIFYMIAQLVGAGALIQLLLGMDYKIAVLFVGVMMTIYVLFGGMTATSWVQIVKAVLLMIGTVIISVLVLAKFNFNIFTMFDQMKTATPLGENYLNPGVKYKNPLDTLSMTLALVLGTAGLPHILMRFFTVKDAKTARSSVVTATWVIGIFYILTIFLGFGAAAFVGSTDIIKANAAGNMAAPLLAGVLGGEFLMSFVSAVAFATILAVVAGLVLSGASAFAHDIYGQIIKKGKATEKQQMLAARYASISVAILSILLALFAQKMNVAFLVSLAFCIAASANLPVIIFTIYWRKFNTTGAITGMLSGLLTALVLVAISPNVISPEPGAAIFVGDPLFSLTNPALVSVPVGFIGAYLGTVLSRNRDEKKFAEVTVKANTGLK
- a CDS encoding glycine betaine ABC transporter substrate-binding protein; the encoded protein is MFKNILKISAAACLTIGLAACSSSDETSKSKDEKASSVGESVDYKITGIDPGAGVMKATEKVVKEYELNDWEIVEGSGAAMTAALKKAYDKEEPIIVTGWIPHWKFSKFDLKFLEDPKGVYGEEENIHTIARKDLKKDLPEAYKVLDQFNWTSDDMGEVMVKIEDGMKPDKAAEQWIKDNKNLVQKWTKGVKEVKGKKVELAYVAWASEIASTNVLAKVLEDLGFKVTLNQVEAGPMWTAVADGSVDASVAAWLPVTHEDYAKKFDGKFEDLGANLEGTKIGLVVPSYMDINSIEDLK
- a CDS encoding GbsR/MarR family transcriptional regulator, with the translated sequence MCLTLEKEAIAKARERVIEAIAYNIHLYGVTPSIGRLYGLLFFQNEPMTLDEMKTELQMSKTSMSTSVRTLVDMKMVRKVWKKGERKDLYEAEEDWFQTFINLFTDQWREGTAINVQAIEKSKAELVELLNQESLDESLRELIQMDIEKLSYTLKYYDWLNRLVDRFESHEIFNFVPIEENNEQ
- a CDS encoding DUF485 domain-containing protein, with protein sequence MGNTVIKTVPQQALNKEEVTNTTLKQVHYEQISESEEFKHLVKRKRNFLVPFSIFFLVFYFTLPILTSYTTILNKAAVGGISWAWVFAFAQFIMTWVLCTVYVKKANKFDQMSDEIIENLEQGDQRL